The Tenebrio molitor chromosome 7, icTenMoli1.1, whole genome shotgun sequence region ATTTTCAGTATTACacattcgcaaaaaaaatatttcgaacTTGTTGAAccaaaaatcgaaattttggaaaattgaaGAATTTGATGGACAACTATACGCCGACTGTTCAAAAATGTCTCATTTCATTAAAAGGATGATCCGTTATTATTACTGCTTGATATTTTCCGTTTGTCTATTTTTCGATTTGCAACCTTTCTCAACTGGACGCTTACCATCTGTATGCTACGTACCAGAAGGATGGTTCAACTTCTTGACTGTCGCCCTCTGGTACTTATCTTGTGCCGTCGCTCTAGATGTAACAGCAACAAATGGACTATTTTGTTCACTTGGAACCTCTCTGGTCGTTCAATTTAACCTATTGAGTCACAGATTCAAAACTGCCAAGTTTTTTCTAATCGAATCTGAGACAAAATTGTGGAATGAAGTAGAAAAACTTGTCGACTACCACAATTTTCTCATAAGGTACATATTTGCAGAAAATTTCTTCAATGACTGACTTGGTTTTCAGCTACTGCGAAGAACTGAACACCACATTTAGAAGTGTGTTTCTTCTTCAATTCTTCATATCCATAGCTGCTGCTTCTGTGTCGGTCTTTATTTTCATGCAGCCGTAAGTAACTTCGCCTTGTCGGACTCCagtcaagattttttttagagGCGATTGGACCAATAGAATCAAATTTGTACTGTATTTTGTGTCACAAATGACTGAAACTGCATTTTATTGTGTTCCTTTGGAATTTGTAGTCAGTGCCGTAAGTGACGTGAGTATAAtgtaaaagcaaaaaaaaaaaacaacttttcagGCCCATGGAGTTGGAAACGCAGTTTACGAGTCTGAATGGTACGAAACAAGAGTCATGGGTGTACGAAAGTGTTTAGTTGTTATTTTAGCAAGGGCCCAGAAAGCTATGATATTCAGCGGATTCGGATTAATTTACATGAATCTTAGAACTTTTGTTCAGGTGAGATTTTTAATCGGTTATTTAACGATGATATAATTTACAgcattttatgttttttagaTTTGTAAAACAGTGTTTAGTTTCTACACTTATCTGAATTCTGCAAAAAAGCtctaattttaaagagttACCTCTGGATGGACTACATACATTgcttaatttttgtaattcacTCCTAGCACTGTTCACTATTCACcgttattaatttcaaaatatgtgAACTATAGATATTTAGAACCATTGTTATACAAAGTAAGgaataaaatttcttaaatttacatgtttgatttttgCTAAAAACCCTGGGACAGGTCAGTTTGTTTTGCTAAATTGTCATCTTTCAGCATATATCTATTACACTTTTCTGTTCCACCCAGTAAGTAACAGCAGAGTGGGACCAACTTAGTAATCTTAAATGGCATCAGATGAAAagtgttatattttttgaaagaaatttttaaatttaaatttgttacatTGTGTAATCGATCCACGTGTAAATTAATTGGTGGTAATTGAAAGACcctagaaaataattatttgcatAAATTACCTAAGTAAATTTACTCTTTTTCTCAAGAAGGGTACtaacaaattcaattttaatattctcTTAAATTTAGTTCACTTCTTGCCGTAACATGTTTAAAGATTACGTAAAGGACACGTGTATGTTAATCTACAGAATCAATAAAGAAAATTGCACgaagaatatattttaatattttattttaaacgaacAGTTATCAGGAAAACTCAATTTCTTAATCTATCATTTAGTCTTTCCAataatgcaatttttattagCTAGTATTCCACatatgtaaaaaaatgatCAGGTAATCTTTACTcttcattaatttttgaagaatttcTTATGGATTTTATAGACCTATGTAATTATCAGAATGACAACTAATTGTGGTCAGATACAAATAACTGCACTTAGAAAGCTCTTCATCTATGTTTCAAACTCAGCTTTACTATATAATGCTTGATTCAACACATGAGGACATCTAGTGCATAACACATCCACACTAAGCGTAAGTAGGGCACAGTACAaattaagtaattaaaatCCCCCGACATTAGAACAACAGCACTTAACATCTTATTGTCTATTCTCTCCGCTAGAGTATAATCTGGTACACACTTTTGGTAAATAAAtacttttccaaaaaaaattattagttaaatataaattaagaCAAAGTGGAAACGATCTGAAACTTTTTTAGTTCTATTATTTATCAAAACACTAtttgttaattgaaaaaatatatgtaatttttctaataaccaTTAACTAAtgaaaaagcaaaaatattgtataaaaTTTAAGATTATGAATAAACTAGCATCCATAGGTTGTCTCCAAGAGTTCCGCGGTTTTGGAATATGACACCACCTGTCGTAAATATGTAAGGTAAGTTTTCATCCATAGaacgaaataataatttgtgttACATTCAGACTGTTGGACCCAGACGACACATCAATAGAATCTTTAAAGATGCTCTGGTACGGCGGTTTCCATCCAGTCTTTAGTTCCTTCTGGACCAGTTTTCTTCTCCTCGTAAATGTTTCAATATGTTCCTTGCTTCTGGTGTTGGCTCTAATTGGTGTCTCAACTTCTTACAAAACCGACCTCTTTTTCACAGCTGAATGCTTGCAAACATGTATTTTAATGATACATGTAAGTTtcccaaaaatatttaagttgAAATATTGAAAACCATTTGTAGGTGAttggaaaattttcacttctgCACTGTCGCAAGAATACCATTTTGAATTTGGTGACACAAAAATCACGATTTTGGAAAATCGGCGAGTTTGATGGACAGGTGTACGCCGATAGTTCAAAATTGTcccatttcattaaaaaaatgatttgctCTTATTACTGCTTGATATTTTCCGTTTGTCTGTTTTTTGATTTGCAACCCTTCTCCACTGGACGTTTACCCACTATATGTTATGTACCACGAGGCTGGTTCAAATTTTTGACTGTTGCCATCTGGTACTTATCTTATACTGTCGGGCTAAATGTGATAGGAACAGACGGACTGTTTTGTTCACTTGGAATCTCCCTCATCGTTCAGTTCAAGTTATTGAGCCACAAattcaaaactgtcaaattttttgaaaacgaaTGCGAGACAAAATTGTGGaatgaattgaaaaatctTGTTGACTACCACAATTTTCTATTAAGGTATTTGCACAAATTTACTGTTTCCCGACACTCACTTAGATTTCAGCTACATTATTTTAGAGGTGACTGGACCAACAGAATCAAGTTTTTACTGTATTTTGTTGCAGAAATGATCGAAACTGCATTTTATTGTGTTCCGTTAGAATTTGTAGTCAATGCCGTAAGTGATGAGACTTTAGTACAAAAGTAGAAAGAAGGCAAATGTTTTGTAGGCACATGAAGTTGGTAAAGCAGTTTACGAATCAGAATGGTACAAAACAAGAACAATAGGTGTGAGAAAGTGTTTAATACTTATTTTAGCAAGAACTCAAGAAGCAATGATCTTCAGTGGATACGGATTAATTGACATGAATCTTCGGACTTACGTTCAGGTGAGAATTAGAATAGAtgattttcatttataaataatttcttaCTTTGTAGATTTGCAAGACAGTATTTAGTTTCTACACTTACCTGAATTCTGCGAAAAAGTTATAATTTAAAGAGTCATCTAATATGGATTACGGATGGATTAAATCAACGTTAACTAATCACTGCACTATTAGTATTAGTTGTTATTTGTTCATTGTTACTTGATATGTAATTTGcaaatatataaaatataaacaacgaatgtgtttatttttagCATTAACGAAACGTGGCAACAAtgttaaaacaaaacaatgtaGACGAAATTGTTAgtaaatcaataaattaattaattagcatATTAGTAATAAACAAACAGCGCAAAAACCGGtcagttgaaattcaaattcatattctttcaattatttttacattattttcataaattcatTCACACAAgaaattagtatttttatttgtatcgtTGTTTGCCCATTTGTCTCACAATTGATagttaaccttacattttcaTGAATATTGACTTAGTAGGATAGACACATGGAAgttatataataaataacgcaaaatataaaattatttaattcattattagacagaaataataatttttcttgaagATTTTTATTCGTTAATAACAGAAGAGATCAGGATTTAAATTAGTAGACACAGCTTATGATTCAGTGCTAATAAATTACAAACTTGGTGTGAGGATAATGCAATTTAACTTGGGAAAAGATTTAAACTTCAAGtgcttttcagaaaatttgcATTAGAGTACGTACTTATCGTACAGAAGATTTTTCAGTGGTTTCACTCTTCCCATAACTCAGATGTCTTAAtctttatcaaaatttttacataaaatctTATGAAATTGATTCTTTAAAAGTAGAATTTCCCCATTATCGTGAATTCTTGTTCCCATATTTTCAACATTATTACGTTACATCTCTTTCTCAAATTTCTTTGTTAATTAACTCTACAAAATTGgaagattaaattaaagtaaactGAAATAAGTAATATGAATTCATACGACCAACTACAACTTATCAGTCCAACCATTGACTAATTCGAAACCTATAAACAGATaagttaaaagttttttctcTCCCTTTCGAACTCTAATTCACCCCTTGTAAATACAATCAAACcgaattaattttacatcaaagcagcagtcaaattttaaataaatttatgatAAAGACACGAAAGTTAACTCTTTAATTAGGAATACAAAGCGTCCAAAACGCcgacataaaaatttaataaaatctgtttGTATTATAAGTTGCTATAGTCGCGAAAGCTCACAACTTGTAAACGATTCTTGAAACCATCTGACCACTTTTTCGTCTGGTCTGCAATACTCAGCTCAAAGTAGCGATTACAGAAACGTAAGTTGTTACTAACTAACTTATAATAacatataattattatcataatTCCAGGACAAAATCCAAGTAAAACTTGGctacattaacgttttaaaaaaCTACAAAGGATTCTCTCATTTTATcctgtttttaaatttactgaATTGACAAAGCAAGAACATGAGTAGAATGGACATGTCAGTTcctattttgtactttttgcatgtttgtaatttttctttttaggTTGTTAGACCCAGAGGATGTCTCCATCGACTCATTAAAAGTACTCTGGTATGGTCGTTGTCACCCTGCGCTAAAATCTCGCTGGACTACCATtcacgcatttttaaatttttctgtcTGTTGcctatttttgtttctggCATTAAAAGGTGTCATCGTTTCCTACAACACTGATATTTTCTTTATGGCTGAGTGTTTGCAAACCAGTATTTTAATGATACACGTAAGTAGAAATTCCACATGAAtagatttgcaaaaattaattattacagACAATTGGGAAGTTACTTTTCTTGAACATCCACAAAAACGAGCTCGAGAAgctattaaaacaaaaatcaaagttttggaaaattaaagaTTTTGGCGGCGAGATACACAAAAAGTGTACAAATATATCCGACACCGGTAAAACAGTTATTCGCTATTACTACTGCTTGGTCGCATCCGGTTGTATTTTCTTTGACATTCAACCCTTCTCCACTGGGGCACTACCAACAGCATGTTACGTTCCTCAGGGCTACTTCACAGCTCTGACCGTTGTTCTCTGGTACTTGTCTCTCGTGGTTGCTCTCTGTATACCAGGCACAGATGGCTTCTTTTGTTCACTCGGAACTTCACTAATTGTACAATTTGAACTTCTCAGTCACAAATTTGAAACTATGAAGTTGTTCAAAAACCAAGAAAAAATGTGGAGGGAATTGAAAGAATTAGTCAACTACCACAATTTTCTGCTAAGGTACTTTATCACAACTTTTCGTTTGTCattccaacaaaatttttagcTACTGCAACGAACTAAATGCGACGTTTCGAGGAGTTTTTCTCATTCAGTTTGTCATATCCATCGCATCTGCTTCTGtgtcagttttcatttttatgcaaccgtaagtgaaaattattttcagtggCTTCAATTGAAACGTTTCGTTTGTTAGAGGAGCTTGGACCAACAGAATAAAAtgtgtgatttattttcttttccaaATTATTGATAGCGCTTTTTACTGTGTTCCGTTGGAATTTGCTGTAAATGCAGTAAGTTCTTCCACATCTCCAAATCGAGTCTTCACgatgtttatatttttaggCAAGCCAAGTCGGTGATGCTATTTATAAATCTAAATGGTACGAGATCGACGTcgtcgaattaaaaaaatgtttaagtctTGTTTTGATCAGAACGCAGAAAGCTGTTATCTTCAGTGGTTATGGAATAATTTGGATCAATCTGAAGACTTTTGTTtcagtaataaattaattgaaattatttatgtacAAATAACGTTTGCTTTTCAGATATGCAAGACAATATTTTCCTTCTACACTTACTTGAATTctgcaacaaaaataaatcagtaGTCTATTTTAACGCATTTTCACTGAATTTGTTTCCACTATTAGATGTTTGTGTCCTTGGCAATTAAACTATTACAAAATCTGGAATGTTCtactttattaataaaagcataaaatgttcaatttacaaaacaatttgTCTTCACAGGACTGGATTTCGCCTTGTATAAATCTTAGGGGTTGCTATACTTTAATTCAGCAAACTCATTTCAATTTCCTAATTATCtccaataattataaaatcttTGTATCGTTCTCTCCTCTTCCATTACCATTTATTTATCAAGAGATTCTCTGCTTTCTTAGAAAACAGTAATTCATCCACTTTACTTACAATCGATTGGAAttcattttaaagaaatatgtaccaaaattttaaataaattataatcaaGACACCAAAGTTAATTCCCTAACTTAAGAACATAAACTTCATTTAAACCGAGCGtcataaagaatttaataaacCTCGTTTGTATCGTAAAGTATATAGCCGTATATAAACTCTATAGCTGCAAAGACTTTTGGAGAGAAATCTTGCATTGCTTgctattattttcttgattaGTCTCATTCAAGAAATTTGTATTGACACACATAGTAGTAAAGACACAACTTGCTTAATTGCAGTTATCATTTTTAGTATACCGTGAGTTATCTTAGCTccttttacaataatttctttattagttaatacaaaaattagttACCAGttgtaaatatttctaaaaacaaaaatataaaataaaaaagggaaATAGCATTCTCTTTCGAGGAGtttctacaacttttttttcacaacccaagtaaaaataaagacgaaaaagtagttttttcaaaacttatatattatgtaaatttaaaagatCGATGTCGAAGACTTTTTCACAGAAGAACCTGAAGAAATGATTGAACCAGCAAGTACGGCAATTGCAGTTttgatataataaaattaataaacatgtaaaattgcttaaaatttttgaattttatttaacacaatgaattttttgaaaaatgtaataccTAAGGAAGACTTTGATATTCGTGTAATAATTCTTGTATCTAAGAAAAAGACTGCTTTCTCAATTGTGAAAACAAGGAACTACATAATCCACAtaatacaaaacgaaaaataatagttatttattatatctacaagacgataaaattgtattttatcttcgagagCGTTTTTTAGTTAATTAGGCTCGagaagagaattaaattttatcgtcgtgtataatattctattttcttctaaagcatttttattttattgttaaaacattttttttaatcattgctAATCGTGTCAGGTTTTAAAATCTCGTTAGTATGAGCGTTGTGagggtaataaaaaaaaaattactttatccaatattcaatagtaatatcgtgttttactagttagttttaattaagtaaacTGGGCTATAACTAGTCTGTTTGTTATAACCCACGTTGTCATTAGCTCCGTGGGTTATTAACATCCATAACCCATTGTTTATCTTataggatgaaataaaatttaggtACATATTCTGAACACTTTATTAAAGATacatcaaatttgaaattatttttcagaattctgtgcaaaataaaaatgaacattTGAAAGTGAATTCCAGCAATCTCTCTGGACTCAACGACTTGCGAATCAGAAGCttcatgttttaatattaCAGAATCACCTGTACTTGTGCTGGCCACCGAATTCTCATGGTATATTTTTCACCTTGAAACAAATGTTTTGGTTAAAGTTTTATGtaatcttaattttaaaatttaaaatagaaaatatagCTAACCTGGCAAATCATTGAAAGATCTATTGATTCCTATAATTGTCTTTGCTATCTTTATTTTACTGTTGTTTGAATCGGCAACATATTCTTCAGCTGTTTTAGAAGATCGCCATCCACCATGTCTTTTAAGATTAATGATATCTGCTCCACCTTCTGCAAGTAACGTAGTGGAGGATCGCCTTAAGCTATGACCTGTGTAGGTTTCAGGGTGCTCTAATTTCAGGTACGATGCGATAACATTGGGAATGCttgcaattttattaattcctACTGATTGAACGATGCATTTGCCATTTGCATAACGTAGAAAGAGTCTATTATGTTTGATGTTGGCTGGACGAAGAGAAATATACTTCTGATATAAAGCAATGggatctgctgaacaaccttcTTTAACAATGACGAACCGACGAGGTTTGTCCGTTTTCGTCATCGGTATACCTATGCTTAAATATGTACCAACCTCTTTAACATCATCTACACTAATTTTTACCAACTCGTCGCATCGACACGCTCCAAATATGCCCATTATTAAAACAATCTTCATCATTAGGTACTTGTTGTTATCAGCTTCACCCAAAAACTTATCAATATGTGTAATTTCAAGAACATTTGCTTTTTTTGCTCTATGATTGGAAGATTTTCTCTTCAAAAACGCTTGTAGCTTGGAAAATCTGAAATGTTTTATGGCTTAAAGAAAGCACTGCTTCTAACAGAATCACTTACCTCGATATATCCTCTTTTTCCTCAATCTTGAAAGTACTTTTTAGCATAGAGTACTTACACCATAAAGAGGACCCCACACAGGTATCAGAAAGGGTTCGAAAATAAGTCAGAAGAATGTCCTCGTTTGTTCCACGAACTCCTCTTGCTTTTCTCCAGGTAACAAAGTGGGCAAATTGCTTTTCATACTTTTCATGCGACTTTGCCGGTAGTAAATTACCAGCCACTTCTTGAGCCTCTTCTAACACATCTTCTGGCACAAATATTTCCATTTTCATGCCTTGTTTGTTGtttataaacaaataacatCGCAACGGTTGTCATGTTTGACTTAAAATACACACTAGATTCATTAATCATCATAACCGAACACGGGAGCAGATTTTCGTTAATAATGTTAttatctaaaattttttggaatattggataaaacgttgtatggcatacgtgggttattaagtaTTACCCACATGAGGTAATAACCTACTCGGGCAAGCCCTCGTAGGTTACAAATACCTCTcgtgggtaatatcttaaataacccacttataccataaataactattatctacccttgctgttaaagtagcactttatctacccttgcGGTTAAAATGCTACTTGACCTTTTGATTTGAATAGAAAAGCACACTTTAACATCTGCAATAAAAAAAGCTCTATTCAGACTAccctttttattttaaataattgttctCGTATGGGATAAATACATGAGGACAACGCATGGCAATAGGACAATTTTTAGTAGACTAAACTGCTGTTTAAGTCAATTCaaaaggattccctgaaagtTTTTCTTATAATAAATTGCAGACAAACTATTAATCACAGCATTATCTAAATCTGTCAGGatgtttaaaaatatcacTTCCATTTTGTATTTCTGTAAATAGTTGAAAATGCtaaattttaattctattaaaaaaaattgacatttttgtcTGACTGTTTTATTCGACGTGAACTAAAAGAAAGCATTTTTATGGAATAAACgcgaaacatttacaaagaaCGGAATTATATTTtggaacaatttaaaataaattggagtcttcgttctttttttttttcat contains the following coding sequences:
- the LOC138135011 gene encoding odorant receptor 47a-like; its protein translation is MIHTIGKLLFLNIHKNELEKLLKQKSKFWKIKDFGGEIHKKCTNISDTGKTVIRYYYCLVASGCIFFDIQPFSTGALPTACYVPQGYFTALTVVLCYCNELNATFRGVFLIQFVISIASASVSVFIFMQPGAWTNRIKCVIYFLFQIIDSAFYCVPLEFAVNAASQVGDAIYKSKWYEIDVVELKKCLSLVLIRTQKAVIFSGYGIIWINLKTFVSICKTIFSFYTYLNSATKINQ